TAGCTTAATTCACAAATCTTGAAACATCATTTAATCGTTTGCATTCTTTttgtgaactatttctttaatgtCATGGGTAAACCTGATGACTTTGCATTTCTCTCATCTCTAGACTGACTCAGCATGAGCTCACGAGCATTGCAGTATTCTGGAGTGAAAAGCAGCGATGACGTACCCAGCGTGCATGCCGAAGACAGCTGTTACACTAAGAGAAAAAGATACGTAAAAAAAGATGGGAGCTGTAACATGGTGGTGCGTCACGTTCCTGATGAATGGCTCCTCTGGATCACGGACATCTTCACCACCCTGGTGGAGATACGCTGGAGGGTCATGTTCTTGACATTTGCCCTCTCCTACATTTTATCATGGCTTTTTTTTGGAGTTCTGTTTTGGTTCATTGCACTCACCCACGGTGATATGAACGACCCTACCAACGAGCCGTGCATGTATGAGGTCCGAAGCTTTGTGGGAGCTTTTCTGTTTTCGTTAGAGACCCAGACCACCATTGGTTATGGCTTTCGGGGCATGACTGAAAACTGCATGATCGGCATCATTTTAGTTACTATTCAAGATGTCATCAGTGTCTTTATTGACACGTTTGTCATCGGAATTGCTGTCGCCAAGATGGCTTCTGCACGTAAGAGAGCCCAGACGGTTGGTTTCAGCAATTGCGCTGTGATCAGCTTACGTGACGGGCACCTGTGTCTGTCATGGCGAGTGGGCGATTTTCGTAGAAACCACATGGTAGATGGAACGGCCAATGCCCAGCTGCTGCGCCACCGAGAACATGCCACAGGGAAAGTTGATGTTTCATACAAAGACCTCAATATTGAAGAGAGCAATATCATCCTGGCCACACCAACAACCATAGTTCATAAGATCGACCCTAGTAGTCCTTTGTACAAGGTGAACTTGAAGGACTTGAGGAAAGAGAGCTTTGAGCTGGTGGTATCGTTCACCTACACGGACGACTGCACAGGAACACTTCACCAGACACGTACATCCTACACTCCCAATGAAATTCTGTGGGGCCAGCATTTTCAGGAGATGATCAAGGTCACCCGCAAGAACTACAGAGTGGACTACGCCTTGTTTAACCACACAGTTAACGTCCTAGTCCCAGAATTAAGCGCAGAGGAGTATGACCTTAAGAAATGCTCTGAACAGCCAAAACACAAACCACTGAACGTAAGTCCTCCAACAGAAGCTGTGGAGTTGGTTAATGGGAAAAGTCCTGAGGTAGAAAAAGCATCCACCAGCCACGCTGTCCAAGTGAACAAGCTATAGCATCAGCCCTGACACGTCCTGACTCTACTATATAGCACTTTATGGGCTTCATCTGAAGGCATTAAAAATGCACGTACAGTTAGCTTAAGTCTTGAAGGTGTGTTGTTATTTAGTGGGACAATATTACATCACACCTTTTAACaaagactggattgtggatgaATAATCATCACAAAAGCCCCGTAGATAGGTTGACTTTGACTAAAAAAAAGATCATTCAGAGTACTACTTTTAAAATTATATGGTTGTTTATACCTCTAGTTTTGTCGATCTAAAATCAACAAAACTTTCAGTTGTATCGGAGTAAAACTTTCTGGGCCGGTGTACCGGACAGGGCTCAGGTCAAGTCCAAGACTTAAATGCTCGTTTGAGTTGTCCTAACTAAAatcagcttgcactgacatattttaaaatatatcagtgccgttgttttgtctcaagataccaGTAAtgatttttgtaaggtatgttgtaaaaactacttaaatatcctaatataactaaaggcctagtcctgaattaatctaaaTCTAAACTGCAAATATGTTAAGTCACAAAGTCATATCTGATGTGTCTATGTCACATATACACTGTAtatgtatctgtgtgtgtaCTGCATGCATTGGCAGTAATGCACAAACTCACTctttgcataaaaaacacacacgcgcgcacacacaaatCTCTTCTTGCTTCAAGATCACAGAGGTAGTTAAACTTTGAAGTGTATTACAGACTCATCTTCTATGAGCTTTAAGGTTCTTTGATATCCAAAGATGTTAAAAAGGCATCCTGATTAAATTATGACCCCAAATTGTTGACCCAAATAAGAGGCTATGGTTCAATTATAATGACACTGACATTAACCTGACCAAATTGCGGTCAGTCAGAGCCTCTTTGGCATCAGCTGAGGAAGTCCAGAACATTGTTCCACCTTATTTTTCAAAGTGGTTAACCTTTTCATCCAAACAGCTAATAAAACCTGGGTTTGGAAACAGAGCCCTGTCAGAATTTTCAATGCTTACAGAGCAAGCATCCAATTCCTAATAAGGACAATTAAACAGGCAATATCTGAGGTGGTCAAGGTACAGCAGCAATAAATAACACTTTTGTTCCACTAATACAGCTTACAATTTCTGCCTATTAAAAGGCATTTTGAGGGGTATATTTTATCTTTACAATACACTAATATGATCAAGCTAACTGTATT
The Paramisgurnus dabryanus chromosome 1, PD_genome_1.1, whole genome shotgun sequence genome window above contains:
- the kcnj16a gene encoding inward rectifier potassium channel 16, with translation MSSRALQYSGVKSSDDVPSVHAEDSCYTKRKRYVKKDGSCNMVVRHVPDEWLLWITDIFTTLVEIRWRVMFLTFALSYILSWLFFGVLFWFIALTHGDMNDPTNEPCMYEVRSFVGAFLFSLETQTTIGYGFRGMTENCMIGIILVTIQDVISVFIDTFVIGIAVAKMASARKRAQTVGFSNCAVISLRDGHLCLSWRVGDFRRNHMVDGTANAQLLRHREHATGKVDVSYKDLNIEESNIILATPTTIVHKIDPSSPLYKVNLKDLRKESFELVVSFTYTDDCTGTLHQTRTSYTPNEILWGQHFQEMIKVTRKNYRVDYALFNHTVNVLVPELSAEEYDLKKCSEQPKHKPLNVSPPTEAVELVNGKSPEVEKASTSHAVQVNKL